The Desmonostoc muscorum LEGE 12446 genome includes a region encoding these proteins:
- a CDS encoding alpha-mannosidase, whose amino-acid sequence MTPIIPQSQTNLISQAIEQLRSFSQVNLQSTWLYRESEERITDVPPSDLSDWQPVELNAKEHIAWTGGKKVLWLVQKLVLPQDLQGYPLAGLSLRLALVWWADAAEIYVNGKLALEGDLFDSSPRVLLSRGVTPGEEFIVALRLVSPGHCDGALVRSLLIYESNDDNNPDPGFVADELAILQLYLQKFAPEKLDVLVEAVGEVTNRQDAKDAEWGELVKSLRQNLIQSKIQVGLSAHQRCDLKSKIFLLGHAHLDLAWLWPVSETWNAAQNTFESVLKLQADFPELIFCHSTPALYAWVEEHRPDLFSAIQAQVAAGRWEVVGGMWVEPELNLIAGESIVRQLLYGQRYIQQKFGKLSTVVWVPDSFGFCATLPQFFANAGIEYFVTQKLRWNDTTKFDYGAFWWRSPDGSEVFSFMSASIGEAIDPIKMASYALEWQSQTDLPESLWLPGVGDHGGGPTRDMLETAQRWQKSPFFPDLEFTTAEKYLQQIQSEFRIQNSEFRSQNSGVSTNYSPSSPSSPSSPSSPHLPTWNDELYLEFHRGCYTTHADQKRWNRRCEGLLYEAELFATLANISCGVTYPKAEIEAAWKQVLFQQFHDILPGSSITQVYLDALPEWQQVEEVGTKILQESLLAIASHITLPQPPKPNSLPIFIFNSLNWQRSEVVSITLPTPATTTQQWQIYDASGKLLVSQLSQPSTLLFLAPDIPPVGYRLFWLSPSSPSSPSSPSSPPPPEWILENEFLRVIVNPDTGDLSSVFDKTYQREVLSGAGNQLQAFKDSGQYWDAWNIDPNYAQHPLPPTNLLSIEWVEQGAVQNRVRVVRQLGESEFCQDYILQAGSPLLKIYSQVNWQENQVLVKAAFPLNIEADFATYEIPCSAIRRPTKPQTPAEQAKWEVPALRWADLTGEINEGLYGISLLNDCKYGYDAKQNQLRLTLLRSPNWPDPEADRGLHEFTYALYPHTNSWESAHTVRHGYELNTPLQVILNPLPTPQSPLPNPQSPIPTPHSPLPTPDGASFLNLSSENLILMALKPAEDDPEQLILRCYECHGETAELSLQSDLGFRLKSTVDLLERSADTAPEFSSEQQILTIQPWKIATFKVTPATNPKLG is encoded by the coding sequence ATGACCCCAATTATCCCTCAATCTCAGACCAATTTAATCTCACAAGCAATTGAGCAACTGCGCTCTTTTTCTCAAGTTAATCTCCAGTCTACCTGGTTATACCGGGAATCTGAGGAAAGAATTACTGATGTTCCACCTTCTGATTTGTCTGATTGGCAACCTGTCGAGTTGAATGCTAAAGAACATATTGCTTGGACAGGCGGGAAAAAAGTGCTGTGGCTAGTACAAAAGTTGGTGCTTCCCCAAGATTTACAGGGTTATCCGTTAGCGGGGTTATCTTTGCGACTGGCGTTAGTTTGGTGGGCTGATGCTGCTGAAATTTATGTGAATGGGAAGTTAGCGCTGGAGGGTGATTTATTTGATTCTTCGCCGAGAGTGCTTTTGAGTCGGGGAGTGACGCCAGGGGAAGAATTTATTGTTGCTTTGCGGTTAGTGAGTCCGGGACATTGTGATGGTGCTTTAGTGCGATCGCTCCTTATCTATGAGTCTAATGATGATAATAATCCCGATCCGGGTTTTGTGGCTGATGAGTTGGCTATTTTACAACTTTATTTGCAAAAGTTTGCACCAGAAAAGTTGGATGTTTTGGTGGAGGCGGTGGGGGAGGTAACGAACCGCCAAGACGCCAAGGACGCAGAGTGGGGAGAGTTGGTTAAGTCGTTAAGGCAAAATCTAATTCAATCCAAAATCCAAGTTGGGCTTTCAGCGCACCAAAGGTGCGACCTAAAATCTAAAATTTTCCTGCTGGGTCATGCTCATCTAGATTTAGCATGGTTGTGGCCTGTGAGTGAAACTTGGAATGCAGCCCAAAACACTTTTGAATCGGTTTTGAAGTTGCAAGCAGATTTTCCGGAATTAATTTTCTGTCATTCGACTCCGGCGCTTTATGCTTGGGTTGAGGAACATCGCCCGGATTTATTTAGCGCAATTCAAGCACAAGTAGCAGCCGGAAGGTGGGAAGTTGTCGGCGGAATGTGGGTAGAACCAGAATTGAACTTGATTGCTGGTGAATCGATTGTGCGTCAGCTATTGTATGGTCAGCGATACATACAACAAAAATTTGGCAAGCTTTCCACTGTGGTGTGGGTTCCGGATTCTTTCGGTTTTTGTGCAACTTTACCGCAGTTTTTCGCCAATGCTGGAATTGAGTATTTTGTCACCCAAAAGTTGCGGTGGAATGATACTACTAAATTTGATTATGGTGCTTTTTGGTGGCGATCGCCTGATGGCAGCGAAGTCTTTAGTTTCATGTCTGCATCCATCGGTGAAGCGATCGACCCAATTAAAATGGCATCATACGCCCTAGAGTGGCAAAGCCAAACTGATTTACCAGAATCTCTCTGGCTTCCCGGCGTCGGCGACCACGGCGGCGGTCCCACCCGTGATATGTTAGAAACCGCCCAACGCTGGCAAAAATCCCCCTTCTTCCCAGACTTAGAATTTACCACCGCCGAAAAGTATTTACAGCAAATCCAATCAGAATTCAGAATTCAGAATTCAGAATTCAGGAGTCAGAATTCAGGAGTCAGCACTAATTATTCTCCCTCATCTCCCTCATCCCCCTCATCCCCCTCATCCCCTCATCTCCCCACTTGGAATGACGAACTATACTTAGAATTTCATCGTGGCTGCTACACTACCCACGCAGATCAAAAACGTTGGAATCGACGCTGTGAAGGTTTGTTGTATGAAGCTGAACTATTTGCAACTTTGGCAAATATTAGCTGTGGTGTGACATATCCCAAAGCCGAAATTGAAGCAGCTTGGAAACAGGTGTTATTTCAACAGTTTCATGATATTTTGCCTGGTTCTTCCATTACCCAAGTTTATCTGGATGCCTTGCCGGAATGGCAGCAAGTCGAAGAAGTGGGAACGAAGATATTACAAGAATCATTGCTGGCGATCGCATCTCACATTACCTTACCACAACCACCAAAACCCAATAGTTTACCTATTTTCATCTTCAATTCTCTCAATTGGCAGCGTTCTGAGGTAGTTTCTATCACCTTACCCACACCCGCAACAACTACCCAGCAATGGCAGATTTACGATGCTTCTGGTAAATTGCTTGTCTCCCAATTATCTCAACCATCAACCCTACTATTTCTCGCCCCCGACATCCCACCCGTAGGCTACCGCCTCTTCTGGCTTTCCCCCTCATCCCCCTCATCCCCCTCATCTCCCTCATCCCCCCCACCTCCAGAATGGATTTTAGAAAATGAATTCCTCCGAGTTATCGTCAATCCTGACACCGGAGATTTATCAAGTGTTTTTGATAAAACTTATCAACGGGAAGTTTTGAGTGGTGCGGGGAATCAACTGCAAGCTTTTAAAGACAGCGGTCAATATTGGGATGCTTGGAATATAGACCCCAATTATGCCCAACATCCCTTACCCCCAACAAATCTTCTATCTATTGAGTGGGTAGAACAAGGCGCGGTACAAAATCGTGTGCGCGTAGTGCGTCAGTTGGGCGAATCAGAATTTTGCCAAGATTATATTCTGCAAGCCGGTTCACCTCTGCTGAAAATTTACTCTCAAGTTAACTGGCAAGAAAATCAAGTATTAGTGAAAGCTGCTTTCCCTCTGAATATTGAAGCAGACTTCGCCACCTACGAAATTCCCTGTAGCGCAATTCGCCGTCCAACTAAACCACAAACCCCCGCAGAACAAGCAAAATGGGAAGTCCCGGCCTTGCGTTGGGCTGATTTAACAGGCGAGATAAACGAGGGTTTATACGGAATTAGTTTACTAAATGATTGTAAATATGGGTACGATGCCAAACAAAATCAATTACGTCTCACACTCCTACGCAGTCCCAATTGGCCAGACCCAGAAGCTGACCGAGGTTTGCATGAATTTACGTATGCCTTGTATCCCCACACAAACAGCTGGGAATCAGCCCACACAGTACGGCATGGCTATGAATTGAATACACCCCTACAAGTGATACTAAACCCACTCCCCACTCCCCAGTCCCCACTCCCCAATCCCCAGTCCCCAATCCCCACTCCCCACTCCCCACTCCCGACCCCCGACGGAGCAAGTTTTTTAAATTTATCATCTGAAAATCTGATTTTGATGGCTTTAAAGCCAGCAGAAGATGACCCAGAGCAATTAATTCTGCGGTGTTATGAATGTCACGGAGAAACAGCCGAGTTATCTTTGCAAAGCGATCTAGGATTTCGTCTCAAAAGTACGGTAGATTTGTTAGAGCGTTCTGCTGATACTGCTCCTGAATTCTCATCTGAGCAACAAATCTTGACGATACAGCCTTGGAAAATCGCCACCTTCAAGGTGACACCAGCGACTAATCCCAAGCTTGGGTAA
- a CDS encoding lysophospholipid acyltransferase family protein has translation MTSSHQQENNTQSETLPPLTDATIERVKEGVAAAGDRAVRQIIEETLNHLDAINQENSEPRANPGLRRFIMRSLMHTLFQVQVENGERIPQQPAILAVNHLHHIDPLLLLAELPTQPYYYILGDARTLYNKWWKRFILGFAGGVIPLKRVWKEEVAVMRAAKAGREDLVELAAAIEQTVPTGEDIQTLRQIDRIILSILARGDGMILFPEGRLGTAEAQLHLPLKRGTIIYALRGGVPIIPVALIGTHDLYLRKKLTIRVGEPLHFPSTTRPKRQEVDVALETLEKAMLSLLPTNYQEPTGLKLLHYFLNHMLW, from the coding sequence TTGACATCGAGTCATCAGCAAGAAAATAATACCCAATCAGAAACTTTACCACCCCTGACTGATGCTACCATTGAGCGGGTAAAAGAGGGTGTAGCCGCGGCTGGCGATCGCGCTGTTCGCCAAATCATTGAGGAAACTCTGAATCATCTTGACGCCATTAATCAAGAGAATTCTGAACCTAGAGCTAATCCTGGGCTGCGTCGGTTTATAATGCGATCGCTCATGCATACTCTTTTCCAAGTCCAGGTCGAAAACGGTGAAAGAATACCTCAGCAACCAGCAATTTTAGCAGTTAACCATCTCCACCATATCGATCCATTACTTTTGTTAGCGGAACTTCCCACCCAACCTTATTACTATATTCTGGGGGATGCTCGTACTCTTTATAATAAGTGGTGGAAGCGCTTCATCCTGGGTTTTGCAGGAGGTGTAATTCCTTTAAAACGGGTGTGGAAAGAAGAAGTAGCTGTGATGAGAGCGGCTAAAGCAGGAAGAGAAGATTTAGTTGAGCTAGCCGCAGCAATTGAACAAACAGTACCCACAGGCGAAGATATACAGACATTGCGACAGATAGACCGAATTATTTTATCAATTTTGGCTCGTGGCGATGGGATGATTCTGTTTCCCGAAGGACGATTGGGAACTGCTGAAGCTCAGTTGCATCTGCCGTTAAAGCGTGGGACTATAATTTATGCCTTGCGTGGTGGCGTACCGATTATTCCAGTTGCACTGATTGGAACTCATGACCTTTATTTGAGAAAAAAGTTAACTATACGGGTGGGTGAACCGTTACACTTTCCCTCAACAACCAGGCCAAAGCGACAGGAAGTAGATGTAGCTTTGGAAACTCTAGAGAAAGCAATGCTTTCTCTGTTACCAACTAATTATCAGGAACCAACAGGATTAAAACTGTTACATTATTTTCTCAATCACATGTTGTGGTGA
- a CDS encoding alpha/beta hydrolase codes for MSHHKEGTFQGVGKLELYYQSWYPEGKVKAILAIVHGLGAHSDRYDNVTQHLIPKEYAVYSFDLRGHGRSPGQQGHINSWSEFREDLRAFLEFIKTQQPGSPIFLLGHSLGSVIVLDYTLRYPQEASALQGVITLAPALGKVGVSKIRLLIGKLLSRVWPRFTLNTGLDVSAASRDEKILAAYAQDSLRHTRASARLATEFLTTVDWVNAHVADWQLPLLILHGGADRVTLPEGGKIFCQRVSCPDKLRIEYPGAYHELQNDLNYQEVLADLENWLERHLPCQTALGGESAKSEFPGS; via the coding sequence ATGAGCCACCATAAAGAAGGTACATTTCAAGGTGTTGGGAAACTAGAACTGTATTACCAAAGTTGGTATCCAGAGGGGAAGGTGAAGGCGATATTAGCGATCGTACATGGATTGGGGGCGCATAGCGATCGCTACGATAACGTAACTCAGCATTTAATACCCAAGGAATACGCTGTCTACAGTTTTGATTTGCGCGGTCATGGACGTTCACCAGGTCAGCAAGGTCACATTAATAGTTGGAGTGAGTTTCGTGAAGACCTGCGAGCTTTTTTAGAGTTCATTAAAACCCAACAGCCAGGAAGCCCAATTTTTCTTTTAGGTCATAGCTTAGGCTCAGTAATTGTCTTAGATTATACTCTGCGTTATCCCCAGGAAGCATCTGCATTACAAGGTGTAATTACCTTAGCACCGGCTCTCGGAAAAGTTGGGGTGTCAAAAATTCGGTTACTCATAGGAAAACTGCTCTCACGAGTCTGGCCGCGTTTCACCTTGAATACCGGGCTTGATGTTTCTGCTGCTTCGCGGGACGAGAAAATTTTAGCAGCCTACGCCCAAGATTCCTTGCGCCATACTAGAGCCAGCGCCCGTTTAGCTACAGAATTCCTGACTACTGTTGATTGGGTTAATGCCCACGTTGCTGATTGGCAATTACCATTGTTGATTCTCCACGGTGGAGCAGACCGAGTAACTCTACCTGAAGGAGGGAAAATTTTTTGTCAGCGGGTGAGTTGCCCGGATAAACTGAGAATCGAGTATCCAGGTGCTTATCACGAGCTTCAAAATGACCTGAATTATCAAGAAGTACTGGCTGATTTAGAAAATTGGTTGGAGCGACATTTACCATGTCAGACAGCACTGGGAGGAGAAAGCGCTAAGTCAGAGTTTCCTGGTTCTTAG
- a CDS encoding XisI protein gives MEGINYRELVQRILKGHSIHHSNDDTEIQLIFDTDRDHYQVIHLGWEELRRVYGCIIHVDIKDGKIWIQRDGTEVGVANELVTAGVPKQDIVLGFHAPYKRKFTEFAAG, from the coding sequence ATGGAAGGAATAAACTACCGTGAATTAGTACAGAGAATCCTCAAAGGTCATTCAATTCACCATTCAAATGATGATACAGAAATACAGCTAATTTTTGATACAGACCGCGACCATTACCAAGTTATTCATTTGGGATGGGAAGAACTGAGGCGGGTATATGGTTGCATCATCCATGTTGATATTAAAGATGGCAAAATTTGGATTCAGCGAGATGGAACGGAGGTTGGAGTAGCTAATGAATTAGTAACTGCTGGAGTACCAAAACAAGATATTGTTTTAGGTTTTCACGCTCCCTACAAACGGAAGTTTACTGAGTTTGCAGCAGGGTAG
- a CDS encoding XisH family protein, with product MSAKDIFHNAVRSALEKDNWTITHDPLSIKVDEIEFYVDLGAERILAAQKAGQKIAVEIKSFIGASEISDFYVALGQTLTYRSALRKKHPDRVLYLAISEDIYQDFFVRPFIQEIIAEHRLKLLIFEPIKKEVLLWKE from the coding sequence ATGTCAGCTAAAGACATTTTTCACAATGCTGTTCGTTCAGCTTTAGAAAAAGATAATTGGACAATTACCCATGACCCTCTATCGATTAAAGTTGATGAAATAGAGTTTTATGTAGACTTGGGAGCAGAAAGAATTTTAGCTGCTCAAAAAGCTGGTCAAAAAATCGCAGTTGAGATTAAGTCTTTCATTGGTGCATCAGAAATTAGTGATTTTTATGTAGCTCTTGGTCAGACGCTCACGTACCGTTCAGCATTACGCAAAAAGCATCCTGATAGAGTTTTATACTTGGCAATTTCTGAAGATATTTATCAAGATTTTTTTGTTCGACCGTTTATTCAAGAGATAATTGCTGAACATAGGCTCAAGCTTCTAATTTTTGAACCAATTAAAAAAGAGGTTTTACTATGGAAGGAATAA
- a CDS encoding GNAT family N-acetyltransferase, producing MYISIRQATIQDTFIVSDILLEAALWLQQRGIPLWRDSEVSPENISEDVANGLFFIAEWAGEPAGTIKFQLEDFLFWPDISQQESAFVHRLAVRRFYSGGKVSSALLTWAIEHAQTLGKLYLRLDCDASRPRLRAVYESFGFRYHSDRQVGDFLVSRYEYEIPPQVG from the coding sequence ATGTACATCTCAATTCGCCAAGCAACCATACAAGATACCTTTATAGTCTCGGATATTTTGTTAGAAGCAGCTTTGTGGCTCCAGCAGCGTGGTATACCTCTGTGGCGTGATAGTGAAGTTTCACCAGAAAATATATCTGAAGATGTTGCTAATGGATTGTTTTTCATTGCTGAGTGGGCAGGTGAACCAGCTGGTACAATCAAGTTTCAGCTAGAAGATTTTCTTTTCTGGCCGGACATTTCTCAACAAGAGTCAGCATTCGTACATCGCCTTGCAGTTCGACGATTTTATTCTGGCGGTAAAGTCTCTTCAGCGTTACTCACTTGGGCTATTGAACACGCGCAAACACTTGGTAAACTTTACTTACGTTTGGATTGCGATGCTTCGCGTCCACGCCTGAGAGCAGTATATGAAAGCTTTGGTTTCCGCTATCACAGCGACAGACAAGTTGGTGATTTTTTGGTCTCTCGCTACGAATATGAAATACCTCCACAAGTGGGCTAA
- the mnmE gene encoding tRNA uridine-5-carboxymethylaminomethyl(34) synthesis GTPase MnmE encodes MSELFATTGTIAAIATAVVPQQGSVGIVRVSGDQAMSIAQTLFHTPGRQVWQTHRILYGYIRHPQTQQLVDEALLLIMKAPRSYTREDVVEFHCHGGIMAVQQVLQLCLETGARLAQPGEFTLRAFLNGRLDLTQAEGIADLVGAKSPQAAQTALAGLQGKLAQPIRQLRANCLDILAEIEARIDFEEDLPPLDDKVIISEIEKIAAEISRLLATKDKGELLRTGLKVAIVGRPNVGKSSLLNAWSRSDRAIVTDLPGTTRDVVESQLVVGGIPVQVLDTAGIRETTDQVEKIGVERSRRAANAADLVLLTIDAAAGWTEGDEEIYQQVQHRPLILVINKIDLVEQTQRKTLQSKIQNPKSKILTAASQNQGIDALETAILEIIQTGKVKAADMDLAINQRQAAALTQAKISLEQVQATIEQQLPLDFWTIDLRGAIQALGEITGEEVTESILDRIFSKFCIGK; translated from the coding sequence ATGTCCGAACTCTTTGCCACTACTGGAACTATAGCCGCGATCGCCACTGCTGTTGTCCCCCAACAGGGTAGCGTTGGTATTGTGCGGGTATCCGGTGACCAAGCAATGTCCATCGCCCAAACTCTGTTTCACACACCAGGGCGACAAGTTTGGCAAACTCACCGGATTCTCTACGGTTATATTCGCCATCCCCAAACACAACAACTGGTGGATGAAGCTTTGTTGCTAATCATGAAAGCACCACGTTCTTACACCCGTGAAGATGTGGTGGAATTCCATTGCCACGGGGGAATTATGGCAGTGCAGCAGGTGTTACAACTGTGTTTGGAAACTGGTGCAAGATTAGCCCAACCGGGAGAATTTACCCTCCGTGCCTTTTTGAATGGGCGATTGGATTTAACTCAGGCTGAAGGCATTGCTGATTTGGTGGGTGCTAAATCGCCCCAAGCTGCCCAAACTGCCTTAGCTGGTTTACAGGGAAAATTAGCTCAGCCGATCCGGCAGTTACGCGCTAACTGTTTGGATATTTTGGCAGAAATCGAAGCTCGAATTGATTTTGAGGAAGACCTTCCTCCGCTGGATGATAAAGTAATCATATCAGAAATTGAGAAAATTGCCGCAGAAATTTCTCGGTTATTGGCAACCAAAGATAAAGGTGAGTTGCTACGCACTGGTTTAAAAGTGGCAATTGTCGGGCGTCCGAATGTGGGTAAGTCGAGTTTATTGAATGCTTGGAGCCGGAGCGATCGCGCCATCGTCACAGACTTACCAGGCACAACCCGCGATGTGGTGGAATCCCAGCTAGTTGTGGGCGGAATTCCCGTGCAAGTGCTAGATACTGCGGGGATTCGGGAAACAACAGACCAAGTAGAAAAAATTGGCGTCGAGCGATCGCGCCGTGCGGCAAATGCAGCTGATTTAGTCTTGCTCACCATTGACGCCGCTGCTGGGTGGACAGAAGGCGATGAAGAAATTTACCAACAAGTGCAACATCGTCCTTTAATTCTAGTAATTAACAAAATCGACTTAGTAGAACAAACCCAAAGAAAAACTCTTCAATCTAAAATCCAAAATCCAAAATCCAAAATTCTCACAGCCGCTTCCCAAAATCAAGGGATTGATGCTTTAGAAACAGCTATTTTAGAGATAATTCAAACTGGCAAAGTTAAAGCTGCTGATATGGATTTAGCCATTAACCAAAGGCAAGCAGCAGCTTTAACTCAAGCTAAAATTTCCTTGGAACAGGTACAAGCAACTATTGAGCAGCAGTTACCTCTTGATTTTTGGACAATTGACTTACGGGGTGCAATTCAAGCACTAGGAGAAATTACTGGAGAAGAAGTTACGGAATCGATTTTAGATAGAATTTTTAGTAAGTTTTGTATTGGTAAGTAA